The segment gaaccttctgtaatagttgcatatgagtccctcagttgtcctcagtgtgaaaagatggatctcaaaaccatacagtcattgttggaaagagttcaaattcacagaaacgctgaaaaaccaaagagtttgtgggacctcaaggatttttctgaagaacaacaaactaacaaggaactcataaacaactatagctaaacaaacaaacaaaaaaaaaaaacacagctgtggctcattcaggtaacaacacagtattaacaatcaagtgtatgtaaacttctgaacagggtcattttcataaattcaattattacatAATGAATTCCTCATAGAGCATGGCTAAAGCAGCTTGTCTAGGCTTTATATGTCTCATCGTGACATACAGAAATAGAATCAATGATCCGACTGAAATTGAAAAGAACTATTTTTTGTGCGCCTGCACCATATGACCTACTTGGTTCAATACTGAGGGCGATGGTAAATTTAGCAGGCCTGATTTACAGCCGTGTGACCCAACTCTAGACAGCATCAATGCACTGGCACAGCACACTGTCCGTGTTTAGATGCTTGTTTGAGCTTTATGTCTTAATGAAGTGATGTTGGTGTGTGCTTGCTGGTAAATCATATAATGCTTTGTGTTTTTCTCTGTGTGGAAAACATCAAGCAATGTTAAACCCGTTTCAGCCTGATATACATGTGTGAGGTTAAACTGAAGCTATATCACCTTTGGGTAAAGCTTCTAGCTAaatcctgaataagatatttcacataagagatgtttacagtttacattttaatttatgtttttttaaaggataactattgccaaaatgcaacctgggctgtttttttttttttttactgtaaacgagacaaacatatatctaaaagcataattacgacaaacgagccgtttttgagattgaccgtgatttcgttttgtggtcaatggccggtgaatgggagtactaggggcataaatctgagcgcatcaaaatcgatatttttacatgaactccagcattgagaacattgtttgtgtacacagagtttactaaaaagagagtttttgaacaactcactttcactgtttgtgtttccgctcgcagccgtcttgccagtcaagaggtgtcgatctccgaatgcgaggatggatagctcctaaagcatatttccatataaatgcattgctaattcgttgttttgtcgcaagcgaaaaacaatattaaccttctagttgtaaaaagagcctcatataagcctaatatttcgtcctatggagtccattcattcgcattcggagatcgacacctcttgactggcaagacggctgcgagtggaaacccaaacagtgaaagtgagttgttcaaaaactctctttttagtaaactctgtgtacacaaacaatgttctcaatgctcgagttcatgtgttaTTAagtaaggatattaagtaaagatcatgtttcatgaagacattttgtaaattttctatagtaaatatatcaaaacttaatttttgattagtaatatgcattctaaaatcttcatttggacaactttaaaatgcgattttctcaatatttagatttttttgccccctcagattccagactttcaaatagttgtatctcggccaaatattgacaattttttatttgtttgtttgtttattgtgttTGATATGTCAAATAAAGCAGTAGGCAATCATTTGGATACTGTCTTGCATTCTCAATACACGTTGGCACATCAgcccaaaaaaatatttatgttttgaacCCTGTAGCTTGTTTTGTCACAGTGCTCGAGAATCAGTGCACAATGTTCTCTAAGCTGTGTGGATATCCAAAACCTACGACCAACGTGATTTATAGTGCGATCACATGGCTCTTGCAGGCCTTAAAGTGAAGCTCTTCTCGTAAAATGCTCATTCCCTTCAGCTGTTGCCCATGTGCTCAATCACGCCGTCGAGGATAAAAAGTGGTAAACACACAATGTCCAAGTTTTTCGAAAGAGACCCTGGAGGCTCCTGAGAGAACATTCACTAGTGCGGTCATAGATGTTTATAAGAAGGTGGAGTCCAAATTTGACATGCATGTGAAAGTACAGTGGGAGGAGTTACACCACAGTCACTCGATACAAGGGCTGACATCCCTAAAATAACCCTACAAAGGGTATATAGGACCCTGCTTTAACCTTCACTCTCAGAAGAGCAGACTGTGCGTGCAATAAAGCTGGTGTTGGAACAATTAAACTAACAAAACTTCACAAGAAAACAAATCCCCTCACATTGGAACTGGTTCCTCTGGAAAAACTGACATTATTTCGGATTTGAAGCGgattgtaaaaaccgaagacagtGTGAACCCAAAGTCAAAGTTCAAGAATCCCCTCCAAAAAGGATTTTACTCTTGCGTGGAGCTTGACGCAGTTTCAGAGTGTTTTTTGTCCTCCTCTTGAGGGGGAGGCAAAGCCGTGGCGTCTGCGGGAATGAAGTACAGCTACCAATACCCGGTGTCACAGTACACACGCTCCAACACACAATACACTCCCACTCATTACACGCCGTCAAACTACTCTAGCAGCTCATACTCACCCGGATACTACAGTTCCAGTTACACAAAGTACAGCCCTACTACACTCCACACGCCATCATACTACACTCCACCGGCTTACACACCTGCCTACAAGCCCACATCCACTTACACCCCCAGCAAGGTATCCCGGCAGAGCAGCTCATCCCGGACAAGCGTTCAGCTCACCCCTACCGTAGCCCTTAAACCAGCCCGGGCCGTGCGCTTCACAAACGATGTCGTATTCCAGGATTTAGTCCGGCATAGTGAGCTGGAACAGATCGGGAGGTTTATGAGGGCCAGGAAAGTGCGTCTGGACACCATCTTCCATTCTGGTGAGTGAACCTCACCTTACATACTGTACATCCAGTGCACACATTCATTCGCTTATTTAATCTATGATCAACAATTCTCAATCTACAACGTATTTCAGAGGTGAAGGGTGAAGTGTGAAGTAAACCATTCGTTGGTTTCGTAGGTCGACTTCCTGTGGAGTGTAAACTCTTTGGCTTTATGGCTTGTTTAAAATATAGATCAAACGTAGCTGTCTGATATGTCAACTTCTGGTTTAACCAATGGTAGGAAGTTGGGGCAGGGCCAGTCGGGGTCAAGGTTAAGCTTTAGCAGTTATGGTTTGTTTAAGGCATGTTGGAAAGATGCTGTTTATGAGTAAGAATGCACATGAACGTCACcacaaagtcataattatgagttgGTGGTGTGACAGTGGAAAAAACACGTGGATGCACAATGGATGCAACATCTGTATTGATGGTAAAATTGCttaaagaaatcttttttttcatttacagtaAAACTATCTAAGTTGCATGcgggtcaaagacgttaaaagaaatttacaaaagtgattttatgtccatagaaagcacattaaatgtaagtaaagtgtctacttttaaggtttcaaataagtttttacagaataaaatgtcaacatcGGTTGAAATAAGGgtgcattgtcattcagtgtaacacaatatttatgtaaaaaatattattcTGGCTTgcacatattaaaatgtataaaagatTAAGGGAGCAAGGGCAAAATGggcaaatgggcaaaacctaggatagtggcacattttaaaaatatagaattacaactaattagtatttggggtgaaagtaattcatcttttaatatgtcataaattgatttttgttgtaaatatgcctgacaggattgttacactgaatgacattttagcgggtgtcttctgtaaattagggacaagtgtatgatatttattttttgctcagaaaaacaaaagtgCAAttgaattaaacagaaaactttaaaatatatttaaaaaacaataacaatttaaagcagtattacacttattgtttttatgcttaaaccctgtCTTTTGACCCATGTACAAAATATCATAGTATTATGCAGTTATATatcaaaaaaaatttgaaatgatGCACTATGCATGttgtgcaatttatttgaatttgtAAATACAGAATTAAAAAACGTCCATCTTTTTTAGTCTGCTTGATGTCATAATTACAACATTTCATAAATACGAACTCCACTAAGAACGCACCATTAGCGTCTTTTAGCAGATTCTGTACCTGCAAAAACCATGTTACTCCTTTGATGTCTATTCAAAAGAAGTCAAGTGTTTTGatgaaaataaagtttttttttttttttaaacattaaatatatgTAAAAAGTATACCTTAAAGGGGTGTAACAGTTTGTCACTGGGCCTGTACCCTTAAAGAAACTTTCAAGCCCTAAAAAGTGCATATTAATACCTTGGAGTAGTACTGTGAACCTTTGAGGTACTACTGTGAACTTTTTAGGGCTAAATATAAGACAGGGATGTATCTTTGAGGGCTCTGCTCTAGTGTCAAGCTGTTATAACTCTTAAGGtctttgcacactgagtctgaaattctCATCCGAAATTTacgcacgttaaaaaaaaaaagacctttcaTGGTGTCAATCgcatttacacactgcctccaaaactttcatctgtcataaaaaaaatcagatcaggttcgattttctgcgtttttgcATCCATTGCAAGCATTTTAATAGGAAAGGATGATGAATACAAAAAAATACGAAAAAAGGCGAAAATTTCAGACTCATTGTGCATTGGCCTTTAagccattttttactttttttttttttatatttgcatCAAAGAGTTCAAATATAGAGTGATCAATTACTGGATATGCATGGCTCAGGTTatggaataaaaaatattcataACTAACTGCTAGTGAAACAATGGAGGAAAATTCATATTAAAAAGTTCTACAGCCAAATGTGCCAGCTGAGCAACcggcattaaagggttagttcgcccaaaaatgaaaactctgtcattagttATTCACCTtcttgtctttccaaacctgtaagacctttgttcatcttcgtaacacaaataaagatatgtttgatgaaatccgagagctttcttacgctgcatagatagcaacacaaCCACAGTACCacgttcaatgcccagaaaggtagtaaggacatcgtaaaaatagtccatgtggcatcagtggttccttAAAACCGTAATTTTAAGAAGCTATGAGAGTAATTTTTGTGCACAAGGACTTTGTTTAACAATTTCTACACTTAGAGAATTCAGGTATGTTAGAAGAGACACGTTTGCCGACTAATGAAAGATTTGCAGTTTTATGTGTCTGTTTAGACAGAATTAGTTATGGGACATTCAGTGGAAAAGTTTCATTTCACTGCTATTCTAACAAGAGCTGTTTCTCTTCTCAGGAATGGCAGCGCTCCATGAAGCCGTGCTCTCAGGAAACCTGGAGTGCGTGAAGCTCCTGATAAAGTACGGAGCGGATGTTCATCAGAGGGATGAGAACGGCTGGACACCACTGCATATGGCCTGCAGCGACGGTTATCCTGAGATTGCACGGTGAGATAGCATTGCATTCAATTGAAACCTGAATTGAAAACAACATAACATTGTTTACGACTGTCTAAATAGTTAGTTTCCTTTTAACTTTTTTCAAAATCATGCCATATTTTCCACTTGTGAAAAAAGTATTCCTAACTTTGTACTTCAAgtcttaaaagtatattttttaaaaactgtacAGATAATATAATGTTAATGAAGTCCCTGTTAATGTTTTGaagcatccctgctgaaaaaacagctaaaaccagcctaggctgcttggctggttttagctggtcatagctgatcagcaggctggttttagaggggttttggccacttttttggATTAGTTTCGGATTCAAAAAATAGTTTGTAAAAAATAGTTACAgtgcattttctttacagtaaatttaaacttctataactttttaattctttaatattttaaaatgattccacttctgcaataatccGCAGATTGCCTTCTTAAAAAGAAGAGTCCAACCTTAGtgctgtattccaaagtgttcatgaacttaagtatttttttaaagtgcactttgtaataatgtcaatTAAAACGTTTTACATTTAACGTAAATACGTTTTAAATAATTATGTTAGCATATTCTTCTATCATGCTTTTAAGAAGTACATAAAATTACATGTAAAAGGTCCTATTTAAGAGAATCAAATAAGCACTCTAAGGTTTAGCAAAAatctacattttaaaaaacttatttaagtatattatttctgtaataAGTAGGCCTTCTCAAAATTCTACtaaagtcttaaaaataaagttgctttaaaaggttcttcacagcgatgccatagattaaccatttttggttccacaaagaaccattcagtcaaagactgtttaaagaaccacctctttcttacctttttgtaatctgaagaaccttcttccgctacaaagaaccttttaaggttcttcaggtgttaaagactctatggaaccatttagacgaaAACGGTtctgaaacctttatttttaagagtgtatacttTATTTTCACAAAGTTGCATTATCAGATTAGTTGTATTCAAATCTGAAATATAATTCTTTCTTTAGGTACCTTCTTTCTCTGGGTGCCAGTGTGGAAGCAGAAAATGAAAATGGAGAAAAACCGGCAGACCTCATCGACCCAGACTGCCAAGAACTGCTCAAGCTCTTCCAGACAGGCTGTGTCTGAGCGCTGACCCGCGGAAGAACTTGCTAGTTAAAGCTAGCTTTCAAAAAACATTCAGATCACTCGTTTCCTTTGTGTGGTTCTCCTGaatattctttgtttttgtttttttgcctttTAGCTAGACACGACTTTATTATCCAGTACAGAGGAACACCAAACCCTGCATATCTGTTTGCTTTTGAAGTCAACGTGCCAAGTGGCTTGACCTTAAGTATTTCTGAGTGAAACGTGATACTGAATGAGAAGAAAATGAAGGGTGGGATTTGTATCCATTGGGGATGGATTGGATTATGAAAAGTGGGAATATATACCGCAATGCAGTCGGATTGTTTTGAAGGTTTTGAAGGTTTTCTAATGTCAGACAAAGAGAAAAGTCGTGTCAGAGACGGAGCAAGTTATTAAACTTtgataaaaaagagaaaaatggaATAACATAAAAACGTAAGCCCCGTACATTTGGACAAACCAGCATCTCTCAATGTTTACAAACAGATCTTTTCTGTACGCCATCTGCAATTGTTCAAGTTAAACATACTTTGTGCCAAGGGTGGTTGTTACTATTTTCACAACTCAGAAAAGTGATCTTTTATGTGACGAAGATACGTGAAGAGATGCTTGCTGAGAAGTGCACACTTCAGAATGAAGCGTTGTGCCGTCTGTCTGCTGGGCAGACTCGCATATGAAGAAATACTTGGAAGGGTTTGTGCATTACTGTTAAAAGTGAACGCACTGTTGACATTTTGAATGTCTTTTGTCAAAGTCTTATCTTTATCTTATTTTTTACAAGGTTTTCATAAATAAAGCTGTTTTTTATACAAATACTGAGTTCTTTTTGCATCAAATCCTTTGAATATTGTAAACATTAGAGTACCTAATGCTGCATAACTGATGTAGCCTATAATATGGATAACTTCATTTCTGGATTTATTATTCTATTGTATCCTTTTTACAATATTTGATATATGTCTTGATATTTATAtctgaccttggaccacaaaaccagtcttaaaggttgtatcagcgatttctagcctaaaacataaagtgtcaatttcagctgacctttcttcacgatccgctcgctgcttgccccatgaattgtctgtgaaaaaaacgcgtctctctggtcagcctagggtccgagatatgccaaaaaaacaatcggcactgccaacctttccacagataaacaaacagtgttccaaccaatcagcgtcaggggtttggtgttgtggactttcctactggtgctgggatgtgagggaggcggagcgaaagtccacaacaccaaacccctgacgctgattggttggaacactgtttgtttatctgtggaaaggttggtagtgccgattgtttttttggcatatctcggaccctaggctgaccagagagacgcggttttttcacagacaatttatggggcaggcagcgagcggatcgtgaagaaaggtcagctgaatttgacactttatatttcaggctagaaatcgctgatacaacctttaagtagcatgggtatattgtagcaatagtcaaaaatacattgtatttacaatgtaaagctgtgagtttctaggctgataagattaggaactacactcccattccggcgtaatagttgaggaagtttgctgccgtaatatggacgcagcaggtgtgtagtttctaatcttattggcctagaaaatcgcagctttacattttccgccggtattagtacacgtaataactgcagaagagtcaagttttaaatcggacaaataccgaaactcattggtcatttctgagcgcgatgctattggtctaataggattcaatgatctatgctaagctatgctaaaagtgatatcgccagaacaagagaacggctgaatggatttcaaaacggtaaaactcaacttattaacttggggggagttggagaatgagcctatttccaaaaaaagtggagtgttcctttaaaaaaaaaaaatctaacaaaacTTTCTAATTTATATTACATGCCCTGCAGAATAGGAGTGGCCTGTGGGGTTTTACAGCCAATCAGAAACGCTCTTTGTCAGTTACTATGCATATTAAAGTTTGCTATTTGAGGATTAGCTGGCTTGTGTGGTTAAAGTTGATGGTGTAAATGGCGTAGGTTTGCAAAACCCTAAGGCACTTTTAAGTGGTAAGGTTTATCAGGCTATGTTTGCCTAATAGATTTCTTCCTCATCAAACATGAGCCTAAATTCAAACTGTGGTTCAGTGTAAAACTTTAACgatcaaaaatcattccaaaattATATTTGCAAACAGTTTTTGTGAAAACAAATACAACACGTCGGCTAAATTTAAATACGAATTACCTCTGTTTGCGCATGCGCCCGTCTCTCAGCTTGCTCTGCTGAACCGGAAATAATTCGTTGGCATTAGCAACGTTTCGGCCGAGCCAGGCCTGAATACACAGATAGCAGAAGAAAGAGAAACAAACAGACAGGTTTGAAACTATTACTTTACGAGTTTTCCACTGTGTGCGCGCTAGTTTGAATGTTTCGCGATGCATTCGCTGTGTTTACGCTCTGATAGCTTGTAAAATCCAAATCAGTTTCTCACTGTGAAGACAATGCTAACAGACTAGCTGCTAAGAATTCATAAACAATAACAAAGACTTAGTACTAAATTACCTTCCTCAA is part of the Garra rufa chromosome 1, GarRuf1.0, whole genome shotgun sequence genome and harbors:
- the ppp1r27a gene encoding protein phosphatase 1 regulatory subunit 27, translated to MKYSYQYPVSQYTRSNTQYTPTHYTPSNYSSSSYSPGYYSSSYTKYSPTTLHTPSYYTPPAYTPAYKPTSTYTPSKVSRQSSSSRTSVQLTPTVALKPARAVRFTNDVVFQDLVRHSELEQIGRFMRARKVRLDTIFHSGMAALHEAVLSGNLECVKLLIKYGADVHQRDENGWTPLHMACSDGYPEIARYLLSLGASVEAENENGEKPADLIDPDCQELLKLFQTGCV